A window of Xiphophorus hellerii strain 12219 chromosome 19, Xiphophorus_hellerii-4.1, whole genome shotgun sequence contains these coding sequences:
- the LOC116709195 gene encoding neurofilament heavy polypeptide-like isoform X10: protein MAEGAKSPSASAAGGSSRAAQTSSLKSKALEVVRKVKVSVELLIALAALLSWVVVGVVMFDFVEYKAVPDVHQIITDPVQAVNDAVDEVSSLLNKFQECAPDLSSPSSAASYAAEEVIEAKDAFVRYFSDEEGTFYPSYIDPVVIGRRAFHSTNDFVYGVVGSFRDSLCATVDTVTDAVLDIRKGKLDLSYIDPVIIGRGFFCVINNFVSEVGAFIQNLLCLLVDSTLDVVKGTTDISFIDPVVFGRTFFNVINDTVGGITGYVQDILCAILDTVLDVSKGTIDISYADPVVLGRKFFNTINDAVNGIVGCIQDILCALLDIILDISKGTIDISFIDPVVIGRNIFHILDEFVNNITGHVQNVLCVILDVVLDTVKDLQEAVGFRPLSALQTTAEIIKEHINIVMSYLSTTLIGEQAIIPEVSVDPMKVVEDAVLEFTDKKDLFLGYMSSMLGGDQGEPVSPPAVNVVTEKDEAVVSPSDITLVRKKGEFLPPPEKVAEMMRAAEDEAASAAEEAEAEEAAGAADEAGVTKAEEDEVKQTEDIQLETSLKEQIIDVGIEEETTVEEEKTVDEVKPKEDPEQLAHEEKPEVEDKTLKTGPEQEEGEVKIEDILLEEEEEETPTTEGELAEQEEEEKTKIEARVEDKGEEEEEEPETFEVLVESKEETEEKEELGEIKTEGREQDQEEKEDSTAEEKLIDSEGEDDKAQYEAGDEDLEKQSLARQPELLLSKTPVNDSGVSESGEQEEEKVGTSPDYKNKDYAELKHDHDENNNNSESKKAEPEEKRKTRVPFERMKKADYKVSPKEPAGQYETEHKEKERETTTTAEDKQILKEQIQVQIYTEEKKSHTEEIKVKTTPKEEIKAEKPPKEKIKVEKHLKEDTKVEKPPKEKVKAETPPKEETKVEKPAKEKVKVEKPPKEETKVEKPAKEKVKVEKPPKEKVKVDKPPKEERKVKKPPKDKVKDEKPPKEETKVEKPPKEKLKVEKPPKEKSKVEKPPKEETKAEKPSKEKIKVEKPHKEKVKVEKPPKDETKVEKLPKEETKVEKPPKETVKVETPPKEETKVEKLPKEETKLEKPPKEKVKAEKPPKEKTGVKKPPKDDSKVEKPPKEKVKVEKPPIEKKEKTPVKEEIKVEKPPKEKKPVKEEMKVEKAPKEEIKAEKPPKEKEEKKPAKEEIKVEKLSKEKKHVKEKQKVEKPPKEKEEKKPVKEETKVKKPPKEKLGVEKPVKDKIEEKKLSAEEKSEQKRQTAKIGVKKPKEDIKPKRTIKQEFPTVLRKQHLNVTKPETTPIKTKKVAVVKKLEIPDKNVSLTKTKVVKAAPLRKVPEAPKETTKPSKVKKVVEVLKEKIEPITQKKAAVIKAKPAPAEKKKEKTVPKQTVKDKAKEDRVLKERQEPAKKEKPAEKAARDEKVEEQLLDSFPMDDDLPYFQCFFLDEDEAQFPFYAFSPLHI, encoded by the exons ATGGCTGAAG GAGCCAAATCCCCCTCGGCGAGTGCAGCCGGGGGCTCCAGCAGAGCAGCACAGACAAGCTCTCTCAAATCAAAAGCTTTGGAGGTCGTCAGAAAGGTGAAAGTGTCTGTGGAGCTGCTGATCGCCCTGGCTGCTCTCCTGTCCTGGGTGGTAGTAGGTGTGGTGATGTTTGACTTTGTCGAATACAAAGCAGTACCAG ATGTACACCAAATCATTACGGACCCAGTTCAAGCTGTAAACGATGCTGTAGACGAGGTGTCCAGTCTGCTAAATAAGTTCCAAG AATGTGCTCCTGATTTAAGTAGCCCCTCGTCTGCTGCGTCTTACGCTGCTGAAGAGGTTATAGAAGCAAAAGATGCATTTGTTCGATACTTTTCAGATGAAGAAG GAACCTTTTATCCAAGCTACATCGATCCCGTGGTCATTGGAAGAAGAGCTTTCCACTCAACCAATGACTTTGTGTATGGAGTGGTTGGCTCCTTCAGGGATTCACTGTGTGCTACTGTGGATACTGTAACGGATGCAGTTTTGGATATAAGAAAAG GAAAACTTGATCTCAGCTACATTGACCCTGTGATAATTGGCAGAGGGTTCTTCTGTGTTATTAATAACTTTGTTTCCGAAGTGGGGGCCTTCATTCAGAATTTGCTCTGCCTCCTAGTGGACTCCACATTGGATGTAGTGAAAG GAACCACTGACATTAGCTTCATCGATCCTGTGGTATTTGGCAGGACATTTTTCAATGTTATAAATGACACTGTTGGTGGAATAACGGGCTACGTCCAGGACATACTGTGTGCCATCTTAGACACCGTATTGGATGTGTCTAAAG GAACAATAGACATCAGCTACGCCGACCCCGTGGTCCTGGGCAGGAAATTCTTCAATACCATTAATGATGCTGTGAATGGAATAGTGGGCTGCATTCAGGACATACTTTGTGCTTTATTAGACATCATATTAGATATCTCTAAGG GAACCATTGACATCAGCTTTATTGACCCTGTGGTGATCGGCAGAAATATCTTCCATATTCTTGATGAGTTTGTGAATAACATCACAGGACACGTCCAGAATGTGCTTTGTGTGATCTTGGATGTGGTACTGGACACAGTGAAAG acCTCCAGGAGGCTGTGGGATTCAGGCCCTTATCAGCTCTTCAGACAACAGCAGAAATCATTAAAGAACATATCAACATTGTTATGAGCTACCTCTCTACAACGCTGATAGGTGAACAAG CGATCATTCCGGAAGTTTCCGTTGACCCGATGAAAGTTGTTGAGGATGCGGTACTGGAATTTACcgacaagaaggatttgttctTGGGCTACATGTCAAGTATGCTTGGTGGTGATCAAG GTGAACCTGTCAGTCCTCCGGCTGTAAATGTTGTCACTGAAAAAG ATGAAGCTGTTGTTTCTCCATCTGATATCACTCTGGTGAGAAAGAAAG GGGAGTTTCTACCTCCACCTGAAAAAG TTGCAGAGATGATGCGTGCCGCCGAAGATGAAGCTGCCTCTGCTGCAGAGGAGGCTGAGGCTGAAGAGGCCGCTGGAGCTGCCGATGAAGCAGGAGTGACCAAAGCAGAGGAAGATGAGG TGAAACAAACCGAAGACATCCAACTTGAGACTTCGCTGAAAGAGCAAATCATAGATGTTGGAATTGAGGAGGAAACAACGGTAGAGGAAGAAAAGACGGTGGATGAGGTTAAACCAAAGGAAGATCCAGAACAACTGGCACATGAGGAAAAACCTGAGGTGGAAGACAAGACTTTAAAAACAGGACCAGAACAAGAGGAGGGAGAAGTTAAAATAGAAGACATCTTgctagaagaagaagaagaggagacgCCAACAACAGAAGGAGAGTTAGCAGaacaagaggaagaggaaaaaacaaaaattgaagCAAGAGTAGAAGAtaaaggagaggaagaagaggaggaaccTGAAACTTTTGAGGTTTTGGTAGAGAGTAAGGAGGAGACTGAGGAGAAGGAAGAATtaggagaaataaaaactgaaggcaGGGAACAAGatcaggaggaaaaggaggactCCACAGCTGAAGAGAAACTTATTGACAGTGAGGGGGAAGACGACAAAGCACAGTATGAAGCTGGTGATGAAGATTTGGAAAAACAGTCATTAGCTCGACAACCAGAACTTCTGCTTTCCAAAACTCCTGTTAATGACTCTGGTGTATCCGAGTCAGGcgaacaggaagaggaaaaagtaGGAACATCTCctgattacaaaaacaaagattatgCAGAACTAAAGCATGACCAcgatgaaaataataataacagcgAGAGCAAAAAGGCAGAACctgaagaaaagaggaagactCGTGTTCCCTTTGAGAGGATGAAGAAAGCTGACTACAAAGTATCACCAAAAGAACCCGCCGGCCAATATGAGACAG AACACaaggaaaaagaaagggaaaCTACTACTACCGCAGAAGACAAGCAAATTCTGAAAGAACAAATACAAgtacaaatatatacagaagaaaagaaatctcaCACAGAAGAAATAAAGGTCAAGACAACtccaaaagaagaaataaaagcagagaaGCCTcccaaagagaaaataaaagttgagaAACATCTGAAAGAGGATACAAAAGTCGAAAAGCCTCCAAAGGAAAAGGTAAAGGCAGAGACGCCtcccaaagaagaaacaaaagtcgagaaacctgcaaaggaaaaagtaaagGTGGAGAAGCCtcccaaagaagaaacaaaagtcgagaaacctgcaaaggaaaaagtaaagGTGGAGAAGCCTCccaaagaaaaagtaaaagttgatAAACCtccaaaagaagaaagaaaagtcaaGAAACCTCCCAAAGATAAGGTAAAAGATGAGAAACCTcctaaagaagaaacaaaagttgagaaacctccaaaagaaaaactaaaagtggAAAAGCCTCcaaaagaaaagtcaaaagtcgagaaacctccgaaagaagaaacaaaagctgaGAAACCTtcgaaagaaaaaataaaagtcgaAAAGCCTCACaaagaaaaggtaaaagttGAGAAACCTCCAAAGGACGAAACAAAAGTCGAGAAACTTCCCAAA GAGGAAACAAAAGTCGAAAAGCCTCCCAAAGAAACAGTAAAAGTTGAGACGCctccaaaagaagaaacaaaagtcgAGAAGCTtcccaaagaagaaacaaaacttgAGAAGCCTccaaaggaaaaagtaaagGCGGAGAAGCCTcccaaagaaaaaacaggagtGAAGAAACCTCCGAAAGACGACTCAAAAGTCGAgaaacctcccaaagaaaaggtaaaagtcgagaaacctccaatagaaaagaaagaaaagacacctgtcaaagaagaaataaaggttGAGAAACCacctaaagaaaagaaacctgtCAAAGAAGAAATGAAGGTTGAAAAAGCaccaaaagaagaaataaaggcaGAGAAACCtccaaaagaaaaggaagaaaagaaacctgccaaagaagaaataaaagtggAGAAACTGtccaaagaaaagaaacatgtcaaagaaaaacagaaggttGAGAAACCaccaaaagaaaaggaagaaaagaaacctgtcaaagaagaaacaaaggtCAAgaaacctcccaaagaaaaactaGGTGTTGAGAAACCTGTCAAGGATAAgatagaagaaaagaaactttcagcagaagaaaaatctgaacagaAACGCCAAACAGCAAAAATAGGAGTAAAGAAACCTAAAGAAG ATATTAAGCCCAAAAGAACAATCAAGCAGGAGTTTCCAACTGTCCTCAGGAAGCAACAtcttaatgtgacaaaacctG AAACCACTCCAATCAAGACCAAAAAGGTGGCAGTTGTGAAAA AGCTCGAAATCCCAGACAAAAACGTCTCCTTAACAAAGACGAAAGTAGTAAAGGCAGCGCCGCTACGAAAAG ttcCTGAGGCTCCAAAAGAAACAACCAAgccttcaaaagtcaaaaaag TTGTTGAGGTTCTTAAGGAGAAGATTGAACCTATCACTCAGAAAAAAG CAGCTGTTATTAAGGCAAAACCAGCACCTGCTGAAAAGAAGAAAG agaaaactGTCCCGAAGCAGACGGTAAAAGATAAAGCTAAAG AAGACAGAGTTCTTAAAGAGAGACAGGAGCCGGCAAAGAAAG AAAAACCTGCTGAGAAGGCTGCCAGAGACGAGAAGGTTGAAG AACAACTCTTGGACAGCTTTCCCATGGATG ACGACCTGCCGTACTTCCAGTGTTTCTTCCTGGACGAGGACGAGGCTCAGTTTCCATTTTATGCCTTCTCACCTCTACACATTTAA
- the LOC116709195 gene encoding titin-like isoform X2: protein MAEGAKSPSASAAGGSSRAAQTSSLKSKALEVVRKVKVSVELLIALAALLSWVVVGVVMFDFVEYKAVPDVHQIITDPVQAVNDAVDEVSSLLNKFQECAPDLSSPSSAASYAAEEVIEAKDAFVRYFSDEEGTFYPSYIDPVVIGRRAFHSTNDFVYGVVGSFRDSLCATVDTVTDAVLDIRKGKLDLSYIDPVIIGRGFFCVINNFVSEVGAFIQNLLCLLVDSTLDVVKGTTDISFIDPVVFGRTFFNVINDTVGGITGYVQDILCAILDTVLDVSKGTIDISYADPVVLGRKFFNTINDAVNGIVGCIQDILCALLDIILDISKGTIDISFIDPVVIGRNIFHILDEFVNNITGHVQNVLCVILDVVLDTVKDLQEAVGFRPLSALQTTAEIIKEHINIVMSYLSTTLIGEQAIIPEVSVDPMKVVEDAVLEFTDKKDLFLGYMSSMLGGDQGEPVSPPAVNVVTEKDEAVVSPSDITLVRKKGEFLPPPEKVAEMMRAAEDEAASAAEEAEAEEAAGAADEAGVTKAEEDEVKQTEDIQLETSLKEQIIDVGIEEETTVEEEKTVDEVKPKEDPEQLAHEEKPEVEDKTLKTGPEQEEGEVKIEDILLEEEEEETPTTEGELAEQEEEEKTKIEARVEDKGEEEEEEPETFEVLVESKEETEEKEELGEIKTEGREQDQEEKEDSTAEEKLIDSEGEDDKAQYEAGDEDLEKQSLARQPELLLSKTPVNDSGVSESGEQEEEKVGTSPDYKNKDYAELKHDHDENNNNSESKKAEPEEKRKTRVPFERMKKADYKVSPKEPAGQYETEHKEKERETTTTAEDKQILKEQIQVQIYTEEKKSHTEEIKVKTTPKEEIKAEKPPKEKIKVEKHLKEDTKVEKPPKEKVKAETPPKEETKVEKPAKEKVKVEKPPKEETKVEKPAKEKVKVEKPPKEKVKVDKPPKEERKVKKPPKDKVKDEKPPKEETKVEKPPKEKLKVEKPPKEKSKVEKPPKEETKAEKPSKEKIKVEKPHKEKVKVEKPPKDETKVEKLPKDKIEVEKPPKEKSEVRKPQKEKLKVDKPPKEKVKEEKPPKEKVKVNKPPKEETKVEKPPEEKVKVDKPPKEKLKVQKPLKEETKVEKLRKEGIKVEKPPKGETKVEKPPKEETKVEKPPKEKLKVEKPPEEKVKVEKPPKEETKVEKLRKEETKVEKPPEEKVKAKKPPKEKVKVEKPIKEKVKAEKAPKEETKLEKYPKEKAKVEKLPKDETKFEKPPSEKIEVEKPPKEKVKVEKPIKEKVKAEKPPKDETKLEKPPKETMKVEKPPKETVKAAKPPKEETKVEKPPKQKVKVEKPPKEKLKVEKPPKEKVKMEKLAKEKLKVEKPLKEETKVEKPPKETVKVETPPKEETKVEKLPKEETKLEKPPKEKVKAEKPPKEKTGVKKPPKDDSKVEKPPKEKVKVEKPPIEKKEKTPVKEEIKVEKPPKEKKPVKEEMKVEKAPKEEIKAEKPPKEKEEKKPAKEEIKVEKLSKEKKHVKEKQKVEKPPKEKEEKKPVKEETKVKKPPKEKLGVEKPVKDKIEEKKLSAEEKSEQKRQTAKIGVKKPKEDIKPKRTIKQEFPTVLRKQHLNVTKPETTPIKTKKVAVVKKLEIPDKNVSLTKTKVVKAAPLRKVPEAPKETTKPSKVKKVVEVLKEKIEPITQKKAVIKAKPAPAEKKKEKTVPKQTVKDKAKEDRVLKERQEPAKKEKPAEKAARDEKVEEQLLDSFPMDDDLPYFQCFFLDEDEAQFPFYAFSPLHI, encoded by the exons ATGGCTGAAG GAGCCAAATCCCCCTCGGCGAGTGCAGCCGGGGGCTCCAGCAGAGCAGCACAGACAAGCTCTCTCAAATCAAAAGCTTTGGAGGTCGTCAGAAAGGTGAAAGTGTCTGTGGAGCTGCTGATCGCCCTGGCTGCTCTCCTGTCCTGGGTGGTAGTAGGTGTGGTGATGTTTGACTTTGTCGAATACAAAGCAGTACCAG ATGTACACCAAATCATTACGGACCCAGTTCAAGCTGTAAACGATGCTGTAGACGAGGTGTCCAGTCTGCTAAATAAGTTCCAAG AATGTGCTCCTGATTTAAGTAGCCCCTCGTCTGCTGCGTCTTACGCTGCTGAAGAGGTTATAGAAGCAAAAGATGCATTTGTTCGATACTTTTCAGATGAAGAAG GAACCTTTTATCCAAGCTACATCGATCCCGTGGTCATTGGAAGAAGAGCTTTCCACTCAACCAATGACTTTGTGTATGGAGTGGTTGGCTCCTTCAGGGATTCACTGTGTGCTACTGTGGATACTGTAACGGATGCAGTTTTGGATATAAGAAAAG GAAAACTTGATCTCAGCTACATTGACCCTGTGATAATTGGCAGAGGGTTCTTCTGTGTTATTAATAACTTTGTTTCCGAAGTGGGGGCCTTCATTCAGAATTTGCTCTGCCTCCTAGTGGACTCCACATTGGATGTAGTGAAAG GAACCACTGACATTAGCTTCATCGATCCTGTGGTATTTGGCAGGACATTTTTCAATGTTATAAATGACACTGTTGGTGGAATAACGGGCTACGTCCAGGACATACTGTGTGCCATCTTAGACACCGTATTGGATGTGTCTAAAG GAACAATAGACATCAGCTACGCCGACCCCGTGGTCCTGGGCAGGAAATTCTTCAATACCATTAATGATGCTGTGAATGGAATAGTGGGCTGCATTCAGGACATACTTTGTGCTTTATTAGACATCATATTAGATATCTCTAAGG GAACCATTGACATCAGCTTTATTGACCCTGTGGTGATCGGCAGAAATATCTTCCATATTCTTGATGAGTTTGTGAATAACATCACAGGACACGTCCAGAATGTGCTTTGTGTGATCTTGGATGTGGTACTGGACACAGTGAAAG acCTCCAGGAGGCTGTGGGATTCAGGCCCTTATCAGCTCTTCAGACAACAGCAGAAATCATTAAAGAACATATCAACATTGTTATGAGCTACCTCTCTACAACGCTGATAGGTGAACAAG CGATCATTCCGGAAGTTTCCGTTGACCCGATGAAAGTTGTTGAGGATGCGGTACTGGAATTTACcgacaagaaggatttgttctTGGGCTACATGTCAAGTATGCTTGGTGGTGATCAAG GTGAACCTGTCAGTCCTCCGGCTGTAAATGTTGTCACTGAAAAAG ATGAAGCTGTTGTTTCTCCATCTGATATCACTCTGGTGAGAAAGAAAG GGGAGTTTCTACCTCCACCTGAAAAAG TTGCAGAGATGATGCGTGCCGCCGAAGATGAAGCTGCCTCTGCTGCAGAGGAGGCTGAGGCTGAAGAGGCCGCTGGAGCTGCCGATGAAGCAGGAGTGACCAAAGCAGAGGAAGATGAGG TGAAACAAACCGAAGACATCCAACTTGAGACTTCGCTGAAAGAGCAAATCATAGATGTTGGAATTGAGGAGGAAACAACGGTAGAGGAAGAAAAGACGGTGGATGAGGTTAAACCAAAGGAAGATCCAGAACAACTGGCACATGAGGAAAAACCTGAGGTGGAAGACAAGACTTTAAAAACAGGACCAGAACAAGAGGAGGGAGAAGTTAAAATAGAAGACATCTTgctagaagaagaagaagaggagacgCCAACAACAGAAGGAGAGTTAGCAGaacaagaggaagaggaaaaaacaaaaattgaagCAAGAGTAGAAGAtaaaggagaggaagaagaggaggaaccTGAAACTTTTGAGGTTTTGGTAGAGAGTAAGGAGGAGACTGAGGAGAAGGAAGAATtaggagaaataaaaactgaaggcaGGGAACAAGatcaggaggaaaaggaggactCCACAGCTGAAGAGAAACTTATTGACAGTGAGGGGGAAGACGACAAAGCACAGTATGAAGCTGGTGATGAAGATTTGGAAAAACAGTCATTAGCTCGACAACCAGAACTTCTGCTTTCCAAAACTCCTGTTAATGACTCTGGTGTATCCGAGTCAGGcgaacaggaagaggaaaaagtaGGAACATCTCctgattacaaaaacaaagattatgCAGAACTAAAGCATGACCAcgatgaaaataataataacagcgAGAGCAAAAAGGCAGAACctgaagaaaagaggaagactCGTGTTCCCTTTGAGAGGATGAAGAAAGCTGACTACAAAGTATCACCAAAAGAACCCGCCGGCCAATATGAGACAG AACACaaggaaaaagaaagggaaaCTACTACTACCGCAGAAGACAAGCAAATTCTGAAAGAACAAATACAAgtacaaatatatacagaagaaaagaaatctcaCACAGAAGAAATAAAGGTCAAGACAACtccaaaagaagaaataaaagcagagaaGCCTcccaaagagaaaataaaagttgagaAACATCTGAAAGAGGATACAAAAGTCGAAAAGCCTCCAAAGGAAAAGGTAAAGGCAGAGACGCCtcccaaagaagaaacaaaagtcgagaaacctgcaaaggaaaaagtaaagGTGGAGAAGCCtcccaaagaagaaacaaaagtcgagaaacctgcaaaggaaaaagtaaagGTGGAGAAGCCTCccaaagaaaaagtaaaagttgatAAACCtccaaaagaagaaagaaaagtcaaGAAACCTCCCAAAGATAAGGTAAAAGATGAGAAACCTcctaaagaagaaacaaaagttgagaaacctccaaaagaaaaactaaaagtggAAAAGCCTCcaaaagaaaagtcaaaagtcgagaaacctccgaaagaagaaacaaaagctgaGAAACCTtcgaaagaaaaaataaaagtcgaAAAGCCTCACaaagaaaaggtaaaagttGAGAAACCTCCAAAGGACGAAACAAAAGTCGAGAAACTTCCCAAAGACAAAATTGAAGTCGAGAAACCTCCAAAGGAAAAATCAGAAGTCAGGAAacctcaaaaagaaaaactaaaagtcgATAAGCCTccaaaggaaaaagtaaagGAGGAGAAGCCTCCCAAAGAGAAGGTAAAAGTCAATAAACCTccgaaagaagaaacaaaggtTGAGAAACCTCcagaggaaaaagtaaaagttgacaaacccccaaaagaaaaactaaaagtccAGAAACCTctcaaagaagaaacaaaagttgaGAAACTTCGGAAAGAGGGAATAAAAGTCGAGAAACCTCCTAAAGGAGAAACAAAAGTCGAGAAACCTcctaaagaagaaacaaaagtcgagaaacctcctaaggaaaaactaaaagtcgagaaacctccagaggaaaaagtaaaagtcgagaaacctcctaaagaagaaacaaaagtcgAGAAACTTCggaaagaggaaacaaaagtcgagaaacctccagaggaaaaagtaaaa GCGAAGAAGCCTCCCAAAGAAAAGGTAAAAGTCGAGAAACCTATAAAGGAAAAAGTAAAGGCAGAGAAAGCTCcgaaagaggaaacaaaactcGAGAAATATCccaaagaaaaggcaaaagtTGAGAAACTACcaaaagatgaaacaaaattcGAGAAACCTCCCTCAGAAAAAATAGAAGTCGAGAAACCTCCAAAGGAAAAA GTAAAAGTCGAGAAACCTATAAAGGAAAAAGTAAAGGCGGAGAAGCCTCcaaaagatgaaacaaaactagAGAAACCTCCCAAAGAAACCATGAAAGTCGAGAAACCTCCCAAAG AAACAGTAAAGGCAGCAAAACCtcccaaagaagaaacaaaagttgaGAAACCTCccaaacaaaaagtaaaagttgagaaacctccaaaagaaaaactaaaagtcgagaaacctccaaaggaaaaagtaaagatGGAGAAACTTgccaaagaaaaactaaaggTCGAGAAACCTCTAAAGGAGGAAACAAAAGTCGAAAAGCCTCCCAAAGAAACAGTAAAAGTTGAGACGCctccaaaagaagaaacaaaagtcgAGAAGCTtcccaaagaagaaacaaaacttgAGAAGCCTccaaaggaaaaagtaaagGCGGAGAAGCCTcccaaagaaaaaacaggagtGAAGAAACCTCCGAAAGACGACTCAAAAGTCGAgaaacctcccaaagaaaaggtaaaagtcgagaaacctccaatagaaaagaaagaaaagacacctgtcaaagaagaaataaaggttGAGAAACCacctaaagaaaagaaacctgtCAAAGAAGAAATGAAGGTTGAAAAAGCaccaaaagaagaaataaaggcaGAGAAACCtccaaaagaaaaggaagaaaagaaacctgccaaagaagaaataaaagtggAGAAACTGtccaaagaaaagaaacatgtcaaagaaaaacagaaggttGAGAAACCaccaaaagaaaaggaagaaaagaaacctgtcaaagaagaaacaaaggtCAAgaaacctcccaaagaaaaactaGGTGTTGAGAAACCTGTCAAGGATAAgatagaagaaaagaaactttcagcagaagaaaaatctgaacagaAACGCCAAACAGCAAAAATAGGAGTAAAGAAACCTAAAGAAG ATATTAAGCCCAAAAGAACAATCAAGCAGGAGTTTCCAACTGTCCTCAGGAAGCAACAtcttaatgtgacaaaacctG AAACCACTCCAATCAAGACCAAAAAGGTGGCAGTTGTGAAAA AGCTCGAAATCCCAGACAAAAACGTCTCCTTAACAAAGACGAAAGTAGTAAAGGCAGCGCCGCTACGAAAAG ttcCTGAGGCTCCAAAAGAAACAACCAAgccttcaaaagtcaaaaaag TTGTTGAGGTTCTTAAGGAGAAGATTGAACCTATCACTCAGAAAAAAG CTGTTATTAAGGCAAAACCAGCACCTGCTGAAAAGAAGAAAG agaaaactGTCCCGAAGCAGACGGTAAAAGATAAAGCTAAAG AAGACAGAGTTCTTAAAGAGAGACAGGAGCCGGCAAAGAAAG AAAAACCTGCTGAGAAGGCTGCCAGAGACGAGAAGGTTGAAG AACAACTCTTGGACAGCTTTCCCATGGATG ACGACCTGCCGTACTTCCAGTGTTTCTTCCTGGACGAGGACGAGGCTCAGTTTCCATTTTATGCCTTCTCACCTCTACACATTTAA